From one Lolium rigidum isolate FL_2022 chromosome 4, APGP_CSIRO_Lrig_0.1, whole genome shotgun sequence genomic stretch:
- the LOC124708208 gene encoding uncharacterized protein LOC124708208 has protein sequence MKREGFQHGAVRVHRNKLLRIADGDAARAVGAYARAPSKPTNASRSTGKCRRPRCGGCHEHPVTKARDKAKGAHKLRASDVALNHRLVSWRVVDGAGSCAAGTGIPDYKGASASAVLSYLAGGNSWHEEDDEDGADLESTPRGLSDLYDLIVGLQADAPAPGGKEADFVAPADNITVGDNDDAIEEQDADGDADEEDDMGFCMVGITIALEFSDGEEDWIVVEEIPST, from the coding sequence ATGAAGAGGGAGGGATTCCAGCACGGCGCCGTCAGGGTCCACCGCAACAAGCTGCTGCGGATCGCCGACGGCGACGCGGCGAGGGCGGTGGGCGCGTACGCCAGGGCGCCCTCCAAGCCGACCAACGCGTCCAGGAGCACGGGCAAGTGCCGCCGGCCGCGCTGCGGCGGGTGCCACGAGCACCCGGTCACCAAGGCCCGGGACAAGGCAAAGGGCGCGCACAAGCTGCGCGCCAGCGACGTCGCGCTCAACCACCGCCTCGTGTCctggcgcgtcgtcgacggcgCCGGGTCCTGTGCGGCCGGCACGGGCATACCGGACTACAAGggcgcgtcggcctccgccgtgCTATCCTACCTGGCCGGAGGCAACAGCTGGCacgaggaggatgacgaggacgGTGCCGATCTCGAATCCACACCGCGGGGGCTCTCCGACCTGTACGACCTCATCGTCGGCCTCCAGGCCGACGCCCCTGCGCCCGGCGGCAAAGAAGCCGACTTTGTGGCGCCTGCCGATAACATAACTGTAGGAGATAATGATGATGCAATTGAGGAACAAGATGccgatggagatgccgacgaggaggacgacatgGGGTTCTGCATGGTGGGCATCACCATCGCGCTGGAGTTCTCCGACGGGGAGGAGGACTGGATCGTGGTGGAGGAGATCCCATCGACCTGA